A region from the Lycium ferocissimum isolate CSIRO_LF1 unplaced genomic scaffold, AGI_CSIRO_Lferr_CH_V1 ctg914, whole genome shotgun sequence genome encodes:
- the LOC132046038 gene encoding UDP-glucose 6-dehydrogenase 3 yields MVKICCIGAGYVGGPTMAVIALKCPSIEVAVVDISVPRITAWNSDQLPIYEPGLDDVVKQCRGKNLFFSTDVEKHVREADIVFVSVNTPTKTRGLGAGKAADLTYWESAARMIADVSKSDKIVVEKSTVPVKTAEAIEKILTHNSKGINFQILSNPEFLAEGTAIEDLFKPDRVLIGGRETPGGQKAIQALKDVYAHWVPEENIITTNLWSAELSKLAANAFLAQRISSVNAMSALCEATGANVSQVAYAVGKDSRIGPKFLNASVGFGGSCFQKDILNLVYICECNGLPEVAEYWKQVIKINDYQKSRFVNRVVASMFNTVSNKKVAILGFAFKKDTGDTRETPAIDVCKGLLGDKARLSIYDPQVQEDQIQRDLSMKKFDWDHPLHLQPMSPTTVKQVGVTWDAYEATKDAHAVCILTEWDEFKTLDYQRIYENMQKPAFIFDGRNVVNADKLREIGFIVYSIGKPLDAWLKDMPAVA; encoded by the coding sequence atggtgAAGATTTGCTGCATAGGAGCTGGATATGTTGGTGGCCCCACCATGGCCGTCATTGCACTCAAATGTCCCAGCATTGAAGTGGCCGTTGTTGATATCTCTGTGCCTCGCATCACTGCCTGGAACAGTGACCAGCTCCCTATCTATGAGCCAGGCCTTGACGATGTAGTTAAGCAATGCCGGGGCAAGAACCTCTTCTTCAGCACAGATGTGGAGAAACATGTACGTGAGGCTGATATAGTTTTTGTTTCTGTCAACACTCCTACCAAGACAAGGGGTCTTGGAGCAGGCAAGGCTGCAGATCTTACTTACTGGGAGAGTGCAGCCCGTATGATTGCCGATGTCTCAAAATCTGACAAGATAGTTGTTGAGAAATCAACTGTTCCAGTAAAAACTGCTGAGGCAATTGAAAAGATTTTGACCCACAACAGCAAGGGAATTAACTTCCAGATCCTCTCAAACCCTGAATTTCTTGCAGAGGGTACTGCAATTGAAGACCTCTTTAAACCTGACAGGGTACTAATTGGAGGCCGGGAAACTCCAGGAGGCCAGAAGGCTATCCAAGCATTGAAGGATGTTTATGCTCATTGGGTTCCTGAAGAAAATATCATTACCACCAACTTGTGGTCCGCTGAGCTCTCAAAGTTGGCTGCCAATGCATTCTTGGCACAAAGAATCTCTTCTGTGAATGCCATGTCAGCTCTCTGTGAGGCTACAGGAGCAAATGTTTCACAGGTGGCATATGCTGTTGGTAAGGACTCAAGGATTGGTCCCAAGTTCCTCAACGCTAGTGTTGGTTTTGGCGGATCTTGCTTCCAGAAGGATATTCTGAACCTGGTTTACATTTGCGAGTGCAATGGTCTGCCTGAGGTTGCTGAATACTGGAAACAAGTTATCAAGATCAACGACTATCAGAAGAGTCGTTTTGTCAATCGCGTTGTTGCCTCTATGTTCAACACAGTCTCAAACAAGAAAGTTGCAATTCTAGGTTTTGCTTTCAAGAAGGACACTGGCGATACTCGTGAGACCCCTGCTATTGATGTATGCAAGGGACTGTTGGGGGATAAGGCTAGGTTGAGCATATACGATCCGCAGGTGCAAGAGGACCAAATCCAGAGGGACCTCTCGATGAAGAAGTTTGACTGGGATCATCCCCTTCACCTCCAGCCAATGAGTCCCACAACCGTGAAACAAGTCGGTGTTACTTGGGATGCCTACGAGGCAACAAAGGATGCCCATGCTGTTTGCATTCTCACAGAGTGGGATGAGTTCAAGACCCTTGATTACCAGAGGATATATGAAAACATGCAAAAACCCGCTTTCATTTTTGATGGCAGGAATGTTGTGAACGCTGACAAACTAAGAGAGATTGGCTTTATCGTCTACTCAATTGGTAAGCCGCTTGATGCCTGGCTTAAGGACATGCCTGCTGTCGCTTAA